In Myxococcales bacterium, the genomic stretch AATGTTCAACCGCAGGATGAGGGGCCCGAGCGTCAGCGCAAGAACGTGCAGGTCAATGGAGAGCGGACCGAGGCTGGCCGAGCACCCGCCTTGCTCCCCTCCTTCCCCCTCCCCACCTTGCCTGACGCGCAGATTGTGATGGAGGGGCGGACGAAGTTGGGTCGCAGTTAAC encodes the following:
- a CDS encoding DUF4321 domain-containing protein translates to LTATQLRPPLHHNLRVRQGGEGEGGEQGGCSASLGPLSIDLHVLALTLGPLILRLNILSVIGILLIAWFARSLL